The stretch of DNA CATGCAGCACGTCTCCCGAGCGAAGCTTGCTGGTGTTCTCCATCGTCAGTGTCGCGCCGCACCTGTCGCACGTCCCGAGGGCCTCGGTGGATGTGACGGGAACGGGCGGGGGCACCAGCGGGAGCTGCGCGGCGGTGTCGGAGGCCTGGCTCTTCGGCATGAAGCGATTCAGCAGGGACATGGTGCGTTCTCCTGAGATGCACTGCGCTTTGAAGGGGCACCCGCCGTACTTCTGGCAGGCATTGAAGTTGGGGGACACGTCAGCGGCGCGCGTGGCTCGGGCCACCTCGCTCATGCTGCGCACCATGGGGAAGACCTTCTGTGTCCACTCGCGCGTGACGTCCTCGACGCGCACCGTGGCCATGACACTCACGGCACGCCGGGCGCCTCGCGTTTGAAAGTAGAGGTGCTCCAGCTCCAGCACGCGGACGCCAGGGAAGCGCGCTTCCGAGAGGGCAGCCCAGACGCCGTAGCCCACCATCTGCAATCCGGATTCGGTGCTCGCGTCCACCAACTGCGAGGGCGTCGCGGCGTAGCGCGCCACGTTGGACGAGAACTTGTGGTCCGTGACGCGCAGCACGCCATCCGCGAGCCGGCGCGGGTTGATAAGGTCGATGTGTCCGACGAAGGGGACGCCGTCCGCCGACAGGGTAGGGGGCGTGCCGAAGGACTCTTCCACCAGGAGGTCGTCGCCTGGAGTTGGAAGCAGGTGGAGGCCCGCCCGCGCGATGTCGCCCAGGACGTCTTCCCCCGTGCGTAGGTAGTGCTCCAGTTGCGCGTGTCCCTCGACGCCAAGGGCTTGGGCCTTCGTCTCAGGCTCGGGCAGGCGCAGCACCTTGGCGAAGTACCAGCGACGCGGGCACAGGCTGAATTGCTTGAGCTGCGAGACGGAGAGGAAGTGGAGCACGCCCCCGTCCACGGCTCGGCGCCGGGGCAGGCTCGCTTGCGAGGCGTCAGCCTGCATCGGGCGCCTCGGCCGTGATGAGCGTCTGCCGAGAGAGCTCCACGTAGGGGGCGTGTTGCTCGATGCCGACGACGGAGCGCCCAGCCTTCAACGCGGCAGCGCCCACGGTGCCAGAGCCGAAGAACGGGTCCAGGATGAGGTCGCCGGGCCGAGTGATGTAGCGCACCCACCAGTCACACAGTGCCTCGGGCGTGGCCGCGCCGTGGCCCTTGGCGCCCCCGCTGGTGACGCTGTTGCCGTTGGAAATCGGCAGAAGATTGTAGGGCGTGACGCCGCCGCGCTCCGCGACGGTTTCCACAATCTTCCCCGCCCGGACGGACATGCCCGAGGGGGACACGCGGCGGGCGCGGTTGGCGTACTTGAGGCGCGCCATGGACTCGGAGGGCGTCCACAAGACGGCGTCCTGGTTGCGGTAGCACTTGG from Myxococcus guangdongensis encodes:
- a CDS encoding PD-(D/E)XK nuclease family protein: MQADASQASLPRRRAVDGGVLHFLSVSQLKQFSLCPRRWYFAKVLRLPEPETKAQALGVEGHAQLEHYLRTGEDVLGDIARAGLHLLPTPGDDLLVEESFGTPPTLSADGVPFVGHIDLINPRRLADGVLRVTDHKFSSNVARYAATPSQLVDASTESGLQMVGYGVWAALSEARFPGVRVLELEHLYFQTRGARRAVSVMATVRVEDVTREWTQKVFPMVRSMSEVARATRAADVSPNFNACQKYGGCPFKAQCISGERTMSLLNRFMPKSQASDTAAQLPLVPPPVPVTSTEALGTCDRCGATLTMENTSKLRSGDVLHVSCPGAEVAAVLPPDAPAASPTIATEAAPKRRGRKPKVQAAPVPSSPVEEHKATTASSAPSAQGERLRLFVDCVPNMAAESLSEYVAKVASQVSEAGGVEDLRFAGGESALGYGRWKGALAMAIRNAPPTPRAYAALGLAHSELLQIAVEALEPLCGPGDFVRGAR
- a CDS encoding DNA-methyltransferase, which codes for MASFADASFDAIITDPPYAEIDRDYGRLSESEWHGLMRDVIGQVRRLLKPTGSAVFVLQANSERVGRVRPWLFEFMAWTSREWNLVQDVWWWNISTPPTGSCQRKNGLMRPSVKACVWLGAAKCYRNQDAVLWTPSESMARLKYANRARRVSPSGMSVRAGKIVETVAERGGVTPYNLLPISNGNSVTSGGAKGHGAATPEALCDWWVRYITRPGDLILDPFFGSGTVGAAALKAGRSVVGIEQHAPYVELSRQTLITAEAPDAG